In Monodelphis domestica isolate mMonDom1 chromosome 1, mMonDom1.pri, whole genome shotgun sequence, the sequence atccatccatccagtgCCCAAAGGTCCCAGAATGCCAGGCATTGAGGTTCTCATTGTTGCAGTGTTCAGTAAAGTGCTAGAATATTGCACCTCTATCATATCTATTGAGAAGCCTTCCTGGCAAGAATCTAGAGAAATGGGGCTTTGTTTGCCCCTGCCTAGCAGAACACCCCTTTCTCCAGGCCCTTCCTTCCTTAGCTTATGAGCCAGATACTCAGGCTGGCACTAGGCAGCTGCAAACCCTGTGCCACTCAGGACAGGAATCCCCTCAGAGCTAGGAGGGTCACCAAACAGCTGGCTCAGCAGCCAGGATTCTCCATGGGCAGCTTCTCTAAGCAACAGGGCAAGAAGAGTGATACAAGGACTGGGACAAGTCTTGAAAAAGCCAGGATAGAGATTGTGGAGGCCCATAGAGACATTTGGAGCCCCTTCACATAGGGTGTCTACGCCTTCCAGCCTCCAGAGTTGTCCCTATTGTTGCCAGAGGCCAAGGGAGGAGAAGGCACTGGCACAGCAGTGAGAGGAAGATGGAGGCTAATGATTCTCTTGCAGCAAGATGAGAGTCCCCATGGCAGAAGAATCCAGGGGCAGGGCCCAAGTGGTTTGAGGACCAGGCAGTGAAGGGCTGACATTGCTTAGGGAAGTTGACTTCCCATCTACCCCTTGAGAACTGAGATGAGACAACCAAGGGCACATCTCAGAGATCAGGTGAAGCCTCTGGAAGGGAGGGTTCGAGGACTAATGGAGAGCACCCAACAGTCATTGTTTGCAGGCGTTGGGCTGCTCAAGTGGATTCCCCTTTGAGAAGGGATAAAGCCACTTGTCCATGCCAGCTGGAGTAAGTAAGCTGGTGggtgagagaagagggaagataaAGGGGGCAAAGACATTTGCCATTGGGGACACCGCTAGAGGCAGCACACTCCTGGAGAGCAGTATCAGCAACCACCCAAGAGCTTCAGGCAGATGGGTTAGCAAAGACTCTAGGGCCAAGTAACCCAGAGAGGCCATGTGGTAGAGTCCCCATCATGCTCTGGGAGGGCACCAGCATTACTATGGCACCTACCCCAGAGAAGTAAGAAAGGCAGGATAGGTTTAGGAGAGGGTAGCATCAATGGTGAGGCCTGTTGGTGCCACAAGAAAAGCTCCAGTCCCTGGGTAACTCTTTCCCAGGCCCTGGTCCACACTCACCAAAACCCTTCTAAAGAGGCCAGCTGGAGAGCCCTGTACCCCTCAGAAAGTGGTAGCCAGGTTGGACAGGGGCAGGAACCTGAGGATGAGTTGGCAACTGCTGGCACCCCTGCCCAGGTAGCTAGGGTCCAATAGTCCCACCACAGGAGTCAGTCCCACCCCATCACCTCTAGGATGGTTCAGAAATAGACAActaagaaggaaaagggggaaggaagagagatagaaTAAGGTTAGATTGAAAACAGACCAGGAGATTCAAACTCTTCTAAAAGACCTCCAACAACATGTTATGTATCTGGGTACATAATATGACAGGCAAGGATCTAAGCCTCACGGCCAGTGAAATTACAGCAATGAACCTCCATCTGTGATGAAAAGGTCACCCATCAGCTCAAAAATCTGGAAGagttgggacagctgggtggatcagtggattgaaagccaggcctagagatgggaggtcctgggttcaaatttggactcagatatttcttagctgtgtgaccctggacaagtcacttaaccttcattgcctaacccttaccactcttctaccttagaaccaatactcagtattgattttaagatggaaggtaagttgtATACAGAAAATGGATGTCACAGAGAATGATTATAAAAGCATGAAACAGTCCTGTATGAAGTATTAGAAGAAATATAGctcaactagctgtgtgaccctgggaaagtcatttaacccaattgcgtagcccttaccactccttccatggaaccaatacccagtattgattctaagaaagaaaacgTGTTTGTAAAAAGTCAGCATGGCTTCATTGAAGACCGGTCATGTCAGACGTTTAGTTTGGGTGATTTTATAAGACTAGTAAAAGATTTTAGCAAATCTTTTGACAAATTATTATATACTATCCTtgtggagaagatggagaaatggaCTAGAAACTAATACAAACTGATTCAAAAACAGGTTGGATGGCCAGACCAAAGTagttcttaagaaaaaaaattcaatatcaaTGTGACAGGAAGTCCAAGTAGAATATCTGAGGGAGGGATCTGAACTTGGCCCTGTGCTGCTTTAACCATTTTTATCGGTAATTTAAACAAGGGCATGGATGCCATGCTTATCAGATTTGCAAAGGCCACAAAGCTGAAAGGGATAGCTAAGCTTACTGTCTGAGAGTCAAGATTTAGAAAGATTCTGAATGGTTGACAATGGACTAACGCTAGTAAGGCAAAATTCAGTCAGGAAAAATGTAAAGTCACATAGGTACAAAAATATCCTTCACAAGTACAAGATTGGACGGCAGGTAAGGGGGAAGGGCAAAAcaattctgggaaaaaaaaacctgggagTTTTAGTGAACTGTAAGTCCAATATGAGTCAGTAGTTAGATGTGGCAGCCCAAATAGCTAATGCTACATTCAGAAAGATAGAGTTTCCAAGAATAGGGATGTGATAAAGTACTGAGCTCACTGAATGAGAAAGGTTTTATTAAacaattactatgtgccagatactatgttttttgttttaattacaaTATGAGGGAAGAAAAAATTCTTTGAGGCTTGAtgatacattttgttttattttaaaacacttgcctttcatcttagaatcaatactgtgtattggttccaaaatgtAAGAGtgaagcaatggggtttaaatgacttgcccagggtcacacagctaggagatgtctgagggtagatttgaacccaggtcttcccatctctaggtctgactctcaaatcagtgagccacctagttatCCTGGAGTGATACATTTTAAATGAGGCTAATCCCTAGCAAATTTGGGATGTTTTTGTTgtcagaattattttcttctgagacATGTCAAGTCATTAAAAAACTATATGGTACTAAGATTATTTTCTGTGGCATTCCTGGGACCACAACAGGAAAAGGTTGAAGACCAGGAACCAAAGTTTGGCTGGAAAGAAGAAACACAGCCATAATTCTGGCAATCTAGAGCTGAAGTCCAGACATTGGGCCCAAAAAGACAAAGAGTTGGTTCTATGGAAGTCTATGAAACAAGGAGGCACAATCAAGTATTATCTATAGTATTCATGGGGAAAGTGGTTGACTGAGTGGAGATCTAATTTCTAGACCAACTCTACTACTGACTAGTAGTATAACTTAAAACAAGGCTCTTTCCTACCCTCAATTTCATCTCTCCAGTGACATCTCACATGATCTTATGaaaagtgttaaatttaattgtggttagactacatatatatatatatatatacacacacacacacacatatatgtgtatgtgtgtgtgtgtggttgccatggatttaatttctaaatcccaaaatgaattactaaagtaaatggaatttatgatagtttatttacaatagagggaagatattaaggaatgagagagaggaaattctggcttcctctgagccaggtagaaatactaaggccctaatcagggaaaagagtctcaagacgatgggccttaAAGTCAGGGTCACTAACTCAGTCTTTCACTCATCAATGgtgaatggaaagaagtctgtctgtctgtcttccggtcgctcctcaagtgtctgtcttccagtctctcctctgagtcagaaAGTTCTTCAATCTCCTCAAATcgaatatcttcttctggcctctggtcctctttttaaagatctttttcctgtgtgtcaccttccctaaatttcacatctaccaatcacagcagatgcttttcttcaggactgcccattctttagttcacaccttctttggttagattataccttttggggttacttaacacctttttttttgttagttcaccttttgtagttacttaacacctttttgtagtgaaaacgggtagatctacttcaaatagactggattacaattcaatcttcccaataaaggaagagctaagtaccttcattgctacaattaggggattacaatttaatcttcacaataaaagatgagctaagtatcttcattgttacaattaggagatagctaaatccaatcttcacaaaaggaattctttattttctttgtctattttaagggggatgccccctaattggcatttttgTCAATGCTTCTATCGATcatttttgctctctctctcctatttccggcttatctctaactattgtaatttcctcttaaaaagtgcaatattgtatgcacctgtagCTAGAAGacctttagaggtataagctggttatattattaaatgattcattggggagactagtctcccaaagaatcacagggagatttgtgaaaagaaattcttattctctttgtTTAGTTtgagttaatcaaccaaaaacttaaacagccctacttaacactaagtaaagGAGTTCCCAAGtatttggttgattaatttaaaacagacaaagagaataaagaattctctttcacaatctCTATGAGaaatcacaattaaaaaaaactaaaacaagtttACTTTATTAAGGCTCATTAAAGTGCCCTCTGATTTCAAAAAATAGCTTGATGAATGCCATGTATCTGGGGCTTGGGAAGTAGGCAGAGGGAGGGTAGCCCAAGTACCAAAGGAGAGGATGACAGCTAAAAAGGAAGCACCAGCTTTTCACCTTCCTCTAAAGAGCTGGGGATATAGCTCTGGAATAAAGAATGGGGGCAAGTGGAAGAGGACAGGCCCCAGAGAGGCCTCAAGATATTGAAACGGTCAGAGGAGATATGACTATTATGCAGGAAAGTCTTATGCTAACTATTGGTCATCAATGGGAGCTCACTGTAGTAAGGGTTGCTGGGAGCACACATTCCCTGAGAGAAGGGTGTGTGGggcatttttctttccatgtttaAGTAAAACTAAATGTATCCTGCagtcccccacaaaaaaaaaaaaattgagccttTGGTCCAATAAAATCTAAGGCCCAAGAAGGTATGAAACCCTCTGCCCCAAGGATAGACAAATTCTGTTTTGTAGGGCAGGGCCCAAGTAATACTAGGCCTCTAATGATCTGTTAGGTGCTACTTTTCTCTGGGTATATTATGGTCTTAGAGGCTAAAGCCACTTAAGAGAGTATTCCCCCAGGACAGTTTGCCAGCTACTTTAACTGGAAGGCAGGAGAAGGAGGCCTTTCCTTTCGGAGAGACTCCTTTCTCAGATTCAGTAAGGTAGGAAGATCTCTACAAGAGCTCAGGCCAAAACCAATCCAGAGGAAATCAGGCTGAAACAATCAGAAGCCCCAGAGACTAAACAAAGGTAACACAACAAACTAGGAGCCTTGGCTGTAcattcaggaaaataaaaaatggggaTTTAGAGCAAGAAGACTGAGAAACTCATAGCCTTCTGGCAGAAGAATGGAGcatgaggggggcagctgggtagctcagtggattgagagccaggcctagggatgggaggtcctaggttcaaatctgatctcagatacttcccagctgtgtggccctgggcaagtcacttaacccccatttcctagcccttaccactcttctgccttggaagcaatacacagaagataagagtttaaaaaagaatggagCATGatcatgagcaatatggaaacaggcattgcatgaaagtactggtaTATCCTATATCACACTATTTTCCACCTTGGGTGGGAGGGGGACAAAggcaaggagaaagggagaaaatctgaatcctaaaatttcagaaaacaattgccaaaaattgtttctacatgtaactgaaaaaatttaattaaaaaaataacagagaaTGAAAAGTCAAATGGGCTTTCTCTGTGGCAAGAATTCATTATAGATTTCCTGCTCAGGAACAAAACCTTTCTAAGAGTCAAGGGGCCTGAGTCTGAAGGTTGAAGTGAAGTgataattgcattgctgttagtagtaaagcctatcacatttgattattccagTATAGCAATTaccgtgtacaatgttttcctggttctgcttatttcactccatatcagtccataaaggtctttccagctctttctgaaatcatcctgttcatcattccttacagcacaatagtattccatcaccaacatataccacaatttattcagccattccccaattgatgggcatcccttcaacttccaattctttgccagcacaaagagagcagctatacatatttttgtatgagtaggtcctctcccctttttattttctcttcctgggATAGAGACTTAGTAGTGGTGTTACTGGataaaagggtatgcattgttttataacccttcgggcgtaattccaaattgctctccagaaaggttggatcagttcacagctccaccagcatcatattagtgtcccaattttgccacatcccctcccacattagtcatttttctttactgtcatattggtcaatctgaggtggtacctcagacttgttttaatttacatttctttaatcaggaggggtttagaacatttttttcctattagtTATAGGTGATTTCTTCAAGTGAAagcttattcatattctttgaccatttgtcaattgaggaatgacctggattcttacaaatttgacttagttatgTATTTGTATCTTCTTCATTTCTATGAAACCTTTGTTGGagacatttattataaaaatgttttcctagtttgttTCTCTTCTAACCTTGGTtataatggttttgtttgtataaaaaaattaatataatcaaaattattcattttacatcttatgatGTTCTctatcttatttggtcataaattcttcccttcttcatagacctgacaggtaaactattctattttCCCGTTACTTATAATAGCACCCTTTATTTGAAACtatatatgcattttgacctaattttggtatagggtatgagatatttaTCTGTATCTAATTTTTGTcatacagttttccaattttaaagcagtttttgtcagatagtgagttcttttcccaaaagttgggatctttgggttcatcaaacactagattgctaaggtcacttactcCTAGGATATTCCATTGATGCattcttctatctcttagccaataccagattgctttgatgatcactgcttgatagtacagtttaagatctggtaccgcTAGGCTACCATCCTTCACACAACAGATAAGTCTTTTGCTAAAGGCCTGCTGAAAAGGATATAATTACCAAGAATTGCATGTGTTCCTATTGGAATAGTTTAAAACATACTACAGTTGAAATCAGTGACACTAGCAAAGGTGGTGTTAATTAAAACTTGACTACTTGTTCCCCTCCTTCTGACTGTAATTAATTTTGTTGGAAATTCAAACAGCCCAGGATTACTGAAATTttgatcttttaatttttaactagAAATGCAAACAGCAAGTATGAGCAAGTTGCAACATATGACTGATGCAAGTCTGCAACACAGAAGTAAAGAGCCTCATCATGGGGTGTAATGAGAAACTATCCTAGAGGGATATTAGATGTTACAGCCCATCTAGGAACTCCTCAAGGCCAACTAAGCACCAAATCTTCGGtttatggaaacaaagtttattttaataaaaggaattaGGGAAACTGGTAGGAATGACCCTAACACTCTTCAAACTACGTTCACCCAACTCCTAAGTCCCCTGCTTAAGGGGAGCCTTCTGTTTCTCCTCTGGTCCCTCCCTACAGATCCCTATCCTGCCTAAAACCCTTTCCCAAGCTACCTGACTTAACCTAACCTTCCCACCAAGAATTATATTCCCACCAAAGTTATAGATGGAAAGCTTTGAATTACCTGAGCCAAGAGGAATTCTGGCAGCTGGACCACTAGCAGATGTTCTTTGGACTCAGGGAAAAATTGGTTTTCTCCAAAATAATCCTCTACCTAAATGTCAAAGATTTCTCCAAGAAATCCTGGCTatccagggagaatctcttagagcaaaaccCCTCCTTCAGCTTAATGGAAATGTAGGCAGAGAGACAAAACCTACTTCCAGCTCagatgaaatccaagaaggaagtcaagttcagttatttttagttttagactcccacaattcctttcttacccagaatcctttcccagggattatctcaaaattcccttcttttaacTAACCCTAGAAACCAGTCGTCTCCCAATATTTCTACATGGGCATGGACagcaagaagaaaagatgaactGGATTCCATGGCAAGAATGAGAGATGATCATGCAGTTTCAAAGCTCTATTGACCTCTTCTGATTTGGGGGGAAGTCAAGGAAGACTACCTCTGGGTGGACCCTGGGTCCATTTCTCAAGAGGACAGTGCACAGGTTGAGGAAGCATAGATGGACTGTGAAGGGCTCCTGCATCAAAATGATCACAAGACTGTTTGTCTACCCTACACAGTCCTGCTCTCTTCTCTGCTATTTGCATCTGATGCATGGAGGTCTGTGATTGgaatattcctattaaaaatcaGACAGAGCAATTTATAaagcagaagggcaaaggctaggcaaaggtcaagtgatttgtgcaggtcacacagctggaagtgtctgaggccagatttgaactctggccctcctgacttcagatatggagcacctagctgtccctcccaCTTCATTCTAGAAAAACCTTCACTTGACCCTGCCATCCCCCTAAAGCAATtatcctttcttactctctctcatcATGTTGCTATGAACCCAGTTCAGGTTCCCATTTTGTtttacctggactattgcaaaaaATCTCTGGATTTGTCTCCTGGCTCCCACTCTCTCGCcatttcaatccatcctccacaatccaccaaattaatattcctaaagtatGCATCTGatcacataattttcttttttctctttattttttaaaattttatttaatttagaatatttttccatggttacatgatttgtgttcttcccctcccataCGCAATGAgtaatcccactgggttttacatgtatcattgatcaagacctacttccatattattgatatttgaactagtgatcatttagagtctacatcaccaatcatatccccattgaatcaggatcacataattttcttttaaaagactcTTATTGtctctatgattaaaaaaaaaaaaccagactcTCAATCACTAAAAACTCTAAATATTTCTGACCAACATTCCAAGCTTTCACACTGCCAGCCTCCTTGTTATTCCCTGAACAAGACCACAGGCCGCCTCTCTCTGTTTGCACGGGCTGCTCCTCAGGCCTGGGACTGCTCTTCTCTTCATCCTACCCTGGAAACTCAGGCTTTTCTGACCTTTCCCCATCCTCCAGCCATTAGGCCTTGCCTCAATGTTAAATACTTTGTGcaaagtatatatttatttgtatatgttgTAATACCTCCCCCTGcctcccagtagaatataaacttcccaaaggcagagattgttttgtttttatttatatccccaggacAGGTTGTCTAGCATGTAGTAGGGATTTAATAAACTTACTGACTTGAATAAAGGACAGTTCTTTTATTTGTTGTATTACATACATTCTACACATCCATTCAATTGTAAAGCCTTGTCAGTGATACATCTGTAACATCATCCATTTGTCCCCTCTTCTACTTCCCTTATCAGTGTTCCAATTCCTATCACCTCTAAACTGACCTATACTAAATTTCTTTGGTTGTATCCTACATGTATCtatttttgaattgtttttatatatctttttatttataccatctacttttttcctttgcatttctattccctttctcttccagaaAAGTCATCTCTTTTGTcataaaagaattataaaaagagaTTATGTAAAACTAAAAAGACTTTTGTAATAACAAAACTAAGGATACAAATTAGGAGGTTATAAGAAGAGTACAAGAAGAAAATCAGATGGACTGGGGAAAAAAGTCTTTGCATAAAATACCccccaaaagaatgaaatattccaTTTCCCCAAAACTAAAAACAGGATAAAAATTAACAGTCCTCAAAATAAGAAATGTAAACTAGGAACAACCATatgaaatgctccaaatcactagtaACAAATGTTAACCAAAACAACTGTGAAGTTTTACTTCACAGGAAACAAactggcaaagataacaaaaaactAGGAATAATCACTATTGTAGCACTTGTTGAAAGAAAGGCACAAGGATGCTCCATGGGTGGGTTGTGAATCGGTCTGATCATTCTGacaatcaatttggaattatttactAGAGTGACTAAATTGTCCTTGATCTTCTCAGGCTTCTTCAAAAGCCACTGGCAAGTGCCCTAACTATGCCTTCTGCTCCAATCACTGGAGTGGATATGAGATacacaaaatacttttcaaaatacCATGCTCTAAATATACCTGGCtgtattatttcataaaaatcaaATCCTGATCCCCTCAGCAAATTTTTTGAGAACATCAAGTACTAAAATAAGCttattaatctttaataaacaaaatcttgaaaaaaaaatttaatgccaAACTTCAGACCCAATAAGCAAATGCTCAGCTCGTAAGGAAGGACCAGAGTCCAAGCATGAGGACTTTACCTAAGGATCTGAAGGAAAAACCACCCTGTAGATTTATATAACAAAAACAAGAAGTCAAATCCTTCTGCTAAGCTGTTGACAGAGTGTATTCCTTCAAGAACAGGGATAAATGAATCAAGtacaaaaaaactaaaagaatttCCTTGGCAGGAAAAAAACTTGAAATCTAATTCACTAACACTTGTTTATGGCACAAAAAAAGATAAGACATTCAAAACAAAGTAGAAAAACCAGGTTAAAAATGATAAAGGTTACAATATGCCAATATCAAAGTGTTCTAGGAAGTGAATGTGACTAAAATGAAAATTCACCACCTTTCTCAAAACTAAACCAAACCTACCACAAGGATAGAGACAATGTTctgataataaaaagaattttctctctCCAAACATTTTTGtatgaaataagaaataattattccTGTCACTGGGAACCTTGCCATGTAAtgatatatatggatatgtattTGCCTTTCCATTATTTAACATGCCACCCTcatcaaaaacaaacaagcaaacaaaaattaaGGAGTAGGAAGCAAGGAAGtgtgaagagagaaaaatatcacATAAGAACTGGAAATTACATATACTGGGGAAAAGAAAGTCTTCCTTCATTTGCAAAACTAGGAAGATGGTAACTTTGGCTAGTAGAAAAACTAACCCCAGACCATTGCTGAGCCAGTTTCCAGGTTTGTAGAGCAGCCACTTACTAGAAGGTTTCATACATGGATTTATCTAGGAGTCAGGCTTCTCTAAAGTGAGACAAGAAGATGATCAGGAAACTATAGATCTCTTTAAAGCTCTTGGAAGGATCAGTATCCTACAAAAGTGAAAGATAtagtcattttgttttttacattctCAATCATCTTCTTTCCCCCCCATCAATAGCAGCTCAATTTTCTCTTGCAAGGACAAGCTGGATTGAGTCTGTTTTGGTGTATCAGTTTGTTCCTTCCGGTTTCCTTTGACATCCTTTGACCCCTTCAGGCCAAAACAACTGGGGCCAGCCTTTGCAGCAGAGTCACCCGTTTCCGGCTCCTCTGAGGAAGATGAATGTTGATGTTTTATTCTCACCTGTTTACTGTCAtattttgtttcttgtttctgCAAAGACCTATCTTCCTGAGCCTGCTGTGGTTTGAGATAGCCTAAATCCAAAGCTTTGGGAAGCATGGCTCCTTCAAAAGGCAAAGAACCTCTAGAGCTCTTTggcttcccttcctcctccactgTCTTTTCCTTGGGATAGATAAGCTGGGATCTAACTAGGAGCCCCTCTGCATTTGTCTTGTAATCTTTCATGGCCCGTTCTCTTCGAAGTCTCTGGAAGTCCATCAGCTGGCGCAACTCTTCTGGCAGCTCCATGCACGATGGCTAAGGAAAGAGAGTGAAACATTCCTGCTTGGTCAAAACTCTTGAATACTATATATGAGATCGATCATCTGCTTACTTGCAAGCAATTGCCTCGCTCTTAAATGATGTTAACACAGTGTCCTCTGGTGGTATCATCTAGTATTGAGGatggaaattaattaatttatctaCAAATTAAGATAAGAGCCAGTATGGTATGAGTACATATGTATATGGTATAATATATGGTAGCAAATAATTCCAAGATATGGCTCCAATGAGAGTATTTGCCCCCATGCAATGCCATCAATATAAAAGCTGCTTGCTATAGCCAGTAGGGAACAGCTCAATGTAATGATAAGAATGCTGGTCATGAAGGCAGGAAACTGATGCTCAAGTTCTGGTGCTGACTCTTACTGTGTGATAAAGGACAagtcttttattctctctcttagtttcctcttctgaaaatggAGATATTTTCACTACAAGCCTCACAAAATTACTGTAAGGAAAGAACTCTGGAAATTGTTGGggggtttttaaacccttaccttctgtcttagaattgatacaattcCAAagcacaaagctaggaagtgtctgaggccagatttaaacccagattatCCTGAccctaggcccagcactctaagcaCTCTGTAAATTAAAATGCTCCATAAATGTTGATTTAGTAAACCTTTCATGTAGTCTCTCCCACTGTTTTCCCTAAAAAATGAAGACTACCAAGGACTTTTGTCATCTACTCATAAGCAAAACTGTGCCTACCTCTGTGCCTCCTAACAGATCTCCAGACCCTTCCCGGTAGGTATTTAAGTATGCATCCACCAGGGTAGTCAGGTCAGACATCATCTCATCCAGAAGTAACAAGCGAAGGGGCAGCAAATATGTCGTCTCCAGGGCTAGCACTTTCAGCAAGGAAGGTGGAAGAGGTCGGACAAACCATATTTCAGGATTCTCCTATAGCCACCAAAACAATGTCTTGAATTATAAGCAAATATTTAGGGCTATTATCTTACTTTTGTCCATGTTTCCTTTTCTAAACAGGGTAGCAACTTTACTTTGCCTCTTCAAATTTCCCAAGAGGAGAGAAGGCTAACTTATTCACTCTGAGCTGGGCTCAGGAAAGATAACTAAATGAACTAGACTTATAGTTTTTGTAGCTATAGTATAAAGTTTGAGGATCAGCAGTAGATTTCCCCACTAGCTGAAGAAATGATCCTTTCTTTGAGAGAAGCAGCTGGGaagattttgatttctattttttaaccaagAATCTTGCCTCTCCACCCCAAACTTGGAAATTGAATGCTTTCAGAGAACAACTCTTCATAAATTCAATAAGACTTGCCTTGGTAATATTACAAATAAATCATTTCCCAAGTAGGAAAATTAAGGATTTGGTACCATTCATATATTTGGCTTGCATTTAGCCTCTTCCCTATATAATAGGCTGATCACCTGGTTCAGCAAATACTGGAAAAAGCAATACCATCCAGAATATTCTATTAAAGCTTTTACTAATCACCTGAACCATCTTTTGCTTGTCATCCAGGAAAGAGACACATTTAGGGGACATTTTAAGGTGTCGAATTAAACTCTCCTGCAAGGTGCTGATGCAATGTGGAAGAAAGCCACCTGTTTCCATGGAAAACTGAAGGACATCAGCCACCtattatgttaaaaaaataaaataaaataaagcatcc encodes:
- the EXD1 gene encoding piRNA biogenesis protein EXD1 isoform X1, with the translated sequence MDPSSDYHFLNQILGRRVKITLVCGIFQGVLQHVDPSKIIVLKKVKNLETGRSVPGVKMFFGHEIVNVELLDDMEQGIGEKPPSVRDCLNTEGTRMDKVKEADQSINDSASSSLESHTITLLNDLKYSPSEEEDVMYTVVNQFQQKFGSAMLHIKKQSVLSVAAEGVNLCRHGKLCWLQVATSSRVYLFDIFLLGSRAFNNGLQMVLEDRKILKVIHDCRWLSDCLSHQYGIVLSNVFDTQVADVLQFSMETGGFLPHCISTLQESLIRHLKMSPKCVSFLDDKQKMVQENPEIWFVRPLPPSLLKVLALETTYLLPLRLLLLDEMMSDLTTLVDAYLNTYREGSGDLLGGTEPSCMELPEELRQLMDFQRLRRERAMKDYKTNAEGLLVRSQLIYPKEKTVEEEGKPKSSRGSLPFEGAMLPKALDLGYLKPQQAQEDRSLQKQETKYDSKQVRIKHQHSSSSEEPETGDSAAKAGPSCFGLKGSKDVKGNRKEQTDTPKQTQSSLSLQEKIELLLMGGKEDD
- the EXD1 gene encoding piRNA biogenesis protein EXD1 isoform X2, whose protein sequence is MFFGHEIVNVELLDDMEQGIGEKPPSVRDCLNTEGTRMDKVKEADQSINDSASSSLESHTITLLNDLKYSPSEEEDVMYTVVNQFQQKFGSAMLHIKKQSVLSVAAEGVNLCRHGKLCWLQVATSSRVYLFDIFLLGSRAFNNGLQMVLEDRKILKVIHDCRWLSDCLSHQYGIVLSNVFDTQVADVLQFSMETGGFLPHCISTLQESLIRHLKMSPKCVSFLDDKQKMVQENPEIWFVRPLPPSLLKVLALETTYLLPLRLLLLDEMMSDLTTLVDAYLNTYREGSGDLLGGTEPSCMELPEELRQLMDFQRLRRERAMKDYKTNAEGLLVRSQLIYPKEKTVEEEGKPKSSRGSLPFEGAMLPKALDLGYLKPQQAQEDRSLQKQETKYDSKQVRIKHQHSSSSEEPETGDSAAKAGPSCFGLKGSKDVKGNRKEQTDTPKQTQSSLSLQEKIELLLMGGKEDD